In Canis lupus dingo isolate Sandy chromosome 27, ASM325472v2, whole genome shotgun sequence, one genomic interval encodes:
- the ATG101 gene encoding autophagy-related protein 101 produces MNCRSEVLEVSVEGRQVEEAMLAVLHTVLLHRSTGKFHYKKEGTYSIGTVGTQDVDCDFIDFTYVRVSSEELDRALRKVVGEFKDALRNSGGDGLGQMSLEFYQKKKSRWPFSDECIPWEVWTVKVHVVALATEQERQICREKVGEKLCEKVINIVEVMNRHEYLPKMPTQSEVDNVFDTGLRDVQPYLYKISFQITDALGTSVTTTMRRLIKDTLAL; encoded by the exons ATGAACTGTCGCTCGGAGGTGCTGGAGGTGTCGGTGGAGGGGCGGCAGGTGGAGGAGGCCATGCTGGCCGTGCTGCACACAGTGCTGCTGCACCGTAGCACAGGCAAGTTCCACTACAAGAAGGAGGGCACCTACTCCATTGGCACCGTGGGCACCCAGGATGTGGACTGTGACTTCATTGACTTCACCTACGTGCGCGTCTCCTCCGAGGAGCTGGACCGTGCCCTGCGCAAGGTTGTGGGCGAATTCAAG GACGCGCTGCGCAACTCTGGGGGTGATGGGCTGGGGCAGATGTCCCTGGAGTTCTACCAGAAGAAGAAGTCTCGCTGGCCTTTCTCCGACGAATGCATCCCCTGGGAAGTGTGGACAGTCAAGGTGCACGTGGTAGCCCTGGCCACAGAGCAGGAGCGGCAGATCTGCCGGGAGAAGGTGGGCGAGAAGCTCTGTGAGAAGGTCATCAACATTGTGGAGGTGATGAACAGGCACGAATACCTGCCCAAGATGCCCACGCAGTCGGAGGTGGACAACGTGTTCGACACGGGCTTGCGGGATGTGCAGCCCTACCTCTACAAGATTTCCTTCCAGATTACTGATGCTCTAGGCACGTCGGTCACCACCACCATGCGCAGGCTCATCAAAGACACCCTGGCCCTCTAG
- the NR4A1 gene encoding nuclear receptor subfamily 4 group A member 1, giving the protein MPCIQAQYGTPAPSPGPRDHLASDPLTPELSKPTMDLASPEAAPTAPTALPSFSTFMDGYTGEFDTFLYQLPGTAQPCSSASSSASSTSSSSATSPASASFKFEDFQVYGCYPGPLSGPLDETLSSSGSDYYGSPCSAPSPSTPSFQPPQLSPWDGSFGPFSPSQTYEGLRAWTEQLPKASGHPQPPAFFSFSPPTGPSPSLAQSPLKLFPSQATCQLGERESYSISTAFPGLAPTSPHLDGPGMLDAPVPSAKARSGAPSGSEGRCAVCGDNASCQHYGVRTCEGCKGFFKRTVQKNAKYICLANKDCPVDKRRRNRCQFCRFQKCLAVGMVKEVVRTDSLKGRRGRLPSKPKQPPDASPANLLTSLVRAHLDSGPSTAKLDYSKFQELVLPHFGKEDAGDVQQFYDLLSGSLEVIRKWAEKIPGFAELSPGDQDLLLESAFLELFILRLAYRSKPAEGKLIFCSGLVLHRLQCARGFGDWIDSILAFSRSLHGLVVDVPAFACLSALVLITDRHGLQEPRRVEELQNRIASCLKEHVSAVAGEPQPASCLSRLLGKLPELRTLCTQGLQRIFYLKLEDLVPPPPIVDKIFMDTLPF; this is encoded by the exons ATGCCCTGTATCCAAGCCCAATATGGGACACCAGCACCaagcccaggaccccgagaccaccTGGCAAGCGACCCCCTGACCCCCGAGCTCAGCAAGCCCACCATGGACCTGGCCAGCCCTGAGGcagcccccaccgcccccacggCCCTGCCCAGCTTCAGCACTTTCATGGACGGCTACACGGGGGAGTTTGACACCTTCCTGTACCAGCTGCCGGGAACGGCCCAGCCATGCTCTTCGGCCTCCTCTTCGGCCTCCTCCACGTCCTCCTCCTCGGCCACCTCCCCCGCCTCTGCTTCCTTCAAGTTTGAGGACTTCCAGGTGTACGGCTGCTACCCTGGCCCCCTGAGCGGTCCCCTGGACGAGACCCTGTCCTCCAGCGGTTCCGACTACTACGGCAGCCCCTGCTCAGCGCCGTCCCCGTCCACGCCCAGCTTCCAGCCACCCCAGCTCTCTCCCTGGGATGGCTCGTTCGGCCCCTTCTCACCCAGCCAGACGTACGAAGGCCTGCGGGCATGGACAGAGCAACTGCCCAAGGCTTCTGGGCACCCCCAGCCGcctgcctttttttccttcagccCCCCTACTGGTCCCAGTCCCAGCCTTGCCCAGAGCCCCTTGAAGCTGTTCCCCTCACAGGCCACCTGCCagctgggggagagagaaagttaTTCCATATCCACGGCTTTCCCGGGCCTGGCGCCCACTTCTCCACACCTCGACGGCCCAGGGATGCTGGACGCACCGGTGCCTTCGGCCAAGGCCCGGAGCGGGGCCCCCAGTGGAAGCGAGGGCCGCTGTGCCGTGTGTGGGGACAACGCTTCGTGCCAGCATTACGGCGTCCGCACCTGCGAGGGCTGTAAGGGCTTCTTCAAG CGCACAGTACAGAAAAACGCCAAGTACATCTGCCTGGCTAACAAGGACTGCCCTGTGGACAAGAGGCGGCGAAACCGCTGCCAGTTCTGTCGCTTCCAGAAGTGCCTGGCCGTAGGCATGGTGAAGGAAG TTGTCCGGACAGACAGCCTGAAGGGGCGGCGGGGTCGGCTCCCTTCGAAGCCCAAGCAGCCCCCGGACGCCTCCCCTGCCAACCTCCTCACGTCCCTGGTCAGGGCACACCTGGACTCCGGGCCCAGCACAGCCAAACTGGACTACTCCAAG TTCCAGGAGCTGGTACTGCCCCACTTCGGGAAGGAAGATGCCGGGGACGTGCAGCAGTTCTACGACCTGCTTTCGGGTTCCCTGGAGGTCATCCGCAAGTGGGCCGAGAAGATCCCCGGCTTTGCCGAGCTGTCCCCGGGTGACCAGGACCTGCTGCTGGAGTCGGCCTTCCTGGAGCTCTTCATCCTCCGCCTGGCCTACCG CTCGAAGCCGGCCGAGGGGAAGCTCATCTTCTGCTCGGGCCTGGTGCTCCACCGGCTGCAGTGCGCCCGCGGCTTTGGCGACTGGATCGACAGCATTCTGGCCTTCTCTCGGTCCCTGCACGGCCTGGTGGTGGACGTCCCTGCCTTCGCCTGCCTCTCGGCGCTCGTCCTCATCACAG ACCGGCACGGGCTGCAAGAGCCAAGGCGGGTGGAGGAGCTGCAAAATCGCATCGCCAGCTGCCTGAAGGAGCACGTCTCGGCCGTGGCGGGCGAACCGCAGCCGGCCAGCTGCCTGTCACGCCTGCTGGGCAAGCTCCCCGAGCTGCGGACCCTGTGCACCCAGGGCTTGCAACGCATCTTCTACCTCAAGCTGGAGGACTTGGTGCCCCCTCCGCCCATTGTCGACAAGATCTTTATGGACACACTGCCCTTCTGA